In Bufo bufo unplaced genomic scaffold, aBufBuf1.1, whole genome shotgun sequence, a single window of DNA contains:
- the LOC120983797 gene encoding HLA class II histocompatibility antigen, DR alpha chain-like, whose protein sequence is MSPRKLLALGLLCIFYVHTSQAVKVEENILTQSNFFQTLEPTGEYMFQFDGDEIFHVDLQLKETKWRLPQFGEVASFETAGALQNIGVLKYNLNIYEKRSNYTKAKSVARDDIHIYTEKPLVLGEPVTLVCLATQFFPPVIKMSWLKNNEPVTVGVTDTVYYPAPDWSFSKFLYLATVPQKGDVYTCSVEHDGLSVNPTNKFWCK, encoded by the exons ATGTCTCCCAGAAAactcctcgctctggggctcctgtGTATATTTTATGTGCACACCAGCCAAGCAGTGAAAG TTGaagaaaacatattgactcagtcAAACTTCTTCCAGACTCTGGAGCCAACAGGGGAATACATGTTTCAGTTTGATGGCGATGAGATATTCCACGTTGACTTGCAACTTAAAGAAACAAAATGGAGGCTGCCGCAGTTTGGAGAGGTGGCCAGTTTTGAGACAGCTGGAGCTCTGCAGAATATCGGTGTTTTGAAATATAATCTTAACATTTATGAGAAAAGGTCAAACTACACAAAAGCAAAAAGCG TGGCTAGAGacgacatacatatatatacggaGAAGCCGCTGGTTCTGGGTGAGCCTGTCACCTTGGTCTGCCTCGCCACCCAGTtcttcccccctgtcattaagaTGAGCTGGCTGAAGAATAACGAGCCGGTGACAGTCGGTGTGACAGATACTGTCTATTATCCTGCACCAGATTGGTCCTTCAGCAAATTCCTCTACTTAGCTACCGTTCCTCAAAAGGGCGATGTGTACACCTGTTCTGTGGAGCACGACGGACTCTCTGTCAACCCCACCAACAAGTTCTGGTGTAAGTGA